From a region of the Arachis ipaensis cultivar K30076 chromosome B09, Araip1.1, whole genome shotgun sequence genome:
- the LOC107615765 gene encoding zinc finger MYM-type protein 1-like, with product MIWKFPPNKRDEIHWAYIKVGPNQPILDNYPFSGDKSHHHFQASWFKLFPSWLEYSIEDDAIYYFSCFLFAKEPSINTGSNDFIENGFRNWKKVNNGKECSFLNHIGKGPNSFHHKALKSCDDLMKQSQHIDRLLHKQTLEEIEKNRIRLETSVDCIRWLTFQGCAYRGHDESQSSSNRGNFLKMLKFLGSYNERVKKNVLKNVPKNAKYTSNDVQKEILHILATKVRNSIREEIGDAKFCFIVDEARDESKKVQMAIVLRFVTLDGFVKERFFDLVHVTDTCAITLKKELISVLSHYNLQVENIRGQGYDGASNMRGEWNSLQALFLKDSLQAYYVYCFAHRLQLALVTASREVLQIHEFFTQLNSIITIVSASSKRHD from the coding sequence ATGATTTGGAAGTTTCCTCCAAATAAAAGAGATGAAATCCATTGGGCTTATATTAAAGTTGGGCCAAATCAACCAATTCTTGATAATTATCCATTTTCTGGTGATAAAAGTCATCATCACTTTCAAGCTTCATGGTTTAAATTGTTCCCATCTTGGTTAGAATATTCTATAGAAGATGATGCTATATATTATTTTTcgtgctttctttttgctaaggaaCCTTCAATCAATACGGGTTCAAATGATTTTATTGAGAATGGTTTTAGGAATTGGAAGAAAGTAAATAATGGAAAAGAATGTTCTTTTTTGAATCACATTGGCAAAGGTCCCAACTCATTCCATCATAAGGCGCTGAAATCATGTGATGATTTGATGAAACAATCACAACATATCGACAGACTTCTTCATAAGCAAACATTAGAAGAGATTGAAAAGAATCGAATTCGACTAGAAACATCTGTAGATTGCATTAGATGGTTGACATTTCAAGGTTGCGCATACAGAGGACATGATGAAAGCCAAAGTTCAAGCAACAGAGGTAACTTTTTAAAAATGTTGAAATTTTTGGGATCTTACAATGAAAGAGTGAAAAAGAATGTTTTGAAAAATGTTCCAAAAAATGCTAAGTATACTTCAAATGATGTCCAAAAAGAAATTCTACATATTCTTGCTACTAAGGTGAGAAATTCAATTAGAGAAGAGATTGGAGATGccaaattttgttttattgttgaTGAAGCTAGAGATGAATCTAAAAAGGTGCAAATGGCCATTGTTTTGAGATTTGTTACTCTAGATGGTTTTGTTAAAGAGAGATTCTTTGATCTTGTGCATGTCACTGATACTTGTGCAATAACTTTAAAGAAAGAATTGATTTCTGTCCTTTCTCATTATAATCTCCAAGTTGAAAATATTAGGGGTCAAGGGTATGATGGTGCTAGCAACATGCGGGGTGAGTGGAATAGTTTGCAAGCTTTGTTTCTTAAAGATTCTCTACAAGCATACTATGTATATTGTTTTGCTCATAGGTTACAATTAGCATTGGTGACAGCTTCAAGAGAGGTACTTCAAATTCATGAATTTTTTACTCAATTAAACTCTATTATCACTATTGTTAGTGCTTCTTCAAAAAGACATGATTAA